Part of the Candidatus Aminicenantes bacterium genome, GTCCAGGTTGAAATCCCGGTGGAATATTCCCGCGGCGGAGCTCGCCGGCAAGCGCTCCCTGCGGTCAAGGTTCATCTCACCTTTGATGAACCGCTTTTATCCGACCCGGAATCACGAATCGTCCGGCCGCCGGACTACTTCGACCGGCCGGTCTTCAGTCTGCTCTCTTATAGCCTGGTTGAGATCGTCGCTGAAAAGCTGCGAGCCATGCTCCAGCAACAGGAGAAATGGCCGCGACCGCGGGATCTCTATGACCTCTGGCACATCCTCTGTTTCAAGAAGGAGCGCTTCGGCCGTCGGACGCTTCGGGAGCTCTTTCAAGAAAAATGCCGCGTTCGGGGTTTGCCGCCGGACCCTGAGCGGCTGCGGTCCGATCATCTCCAAGCCTGGAACCGGGCCGCCTGGCGCAACCAATTGGCACCCTTGTTGAAATCGGCGCCCGATTATGATGCCATATGGTCTGATTGGCGGGACGTCTGTGATACGCTGTTTTAGTGGGGACGCATGCCCGACAACCTGATCGAACGCTATCTCGCGGACCTGGGCGAAATCCACCGCACCGGGGCCCATGTTGCGGAGACCTCGTTCTACCCGGCCCTGGAAAGGCTTCTCTCGGATATCGGAAAATCTCTGTCGCCCAAGGTCCGGTGCGTCATCAACATTGCCAATCGGGGCGCAGGCTTGCCCGACGGCGGATTGTTCTCGGCCGATCAGTTTCGCCGCAAACCGCGCGGGGAGGAAGCGCCGGAAGGCGCTTTCCCCGGCCAGATCCCTTCTCGAGGCGTCATCGAGGCCAAGCCTCCCTCCGCGGATGTTCTGAAGCTCGCCGCCAGCGAGCAAGTCGGGCGCTATTGGGAGCGATACGGCACGGTGCTTGTCACCAATTTCCGGGCTTTCGCCATCCTTGGTAAGAATCCATCGGGCCAGCCGCGCATTCTCGAGCCGTTCACCTTGGCCGAATCCGAAGCCGAATTCTGGCGCTTGATCGCGAATCCGCGTTCAGCCGCGGCTTCGCTCGGCGAGCGTCTCGTGGAGTACCTGAAACGCGTTTTGCTCCACAATACGCCTTTATGCGCCCCGCAGGACGTGGCCGAAATCCTCGCTTCCTACGCCCATGATGCGCGTCTGCGGATGGAGCACGCCGAGATTCCCGCCCTGGCCGGGCTTCGTCAGGCCCTCGAGGAATCTTTGGGCATGCATTTTGAGGGCGAAAAAGGCGAGCATTTCTTCCGTTCAACCCTCGTCCAGACCCTTTTTTACGGCCTCTTCTCGGCTTGGGTCTTTTGGGCCCGCCGCCGCGAT contains:
- a CDS encoding nucleotidyl transferase AbiEii/AbiGii toxin family protein, coding for MISTAEIHRAAAREGLRFDQAEKDGMIVLLLSTLAPILESKKDWFFKGGTCLRHCYFPGYRFSEDIDFTCREEGAGLEQALLRLRSAASEAADRTGIRFECREPRSDPAGVQVEIPVEYSRGGARRQALPAVKVHLTFDEPLLSDPESRIVRPPDYFDRPVFSLLSYSLVEIVAEKLRAMLQQQEKWPRPRDLYDLWHILCFKKERFGRRTLRELFQEKCRVRGLPPDPERLRSDHLQAWNRAAWRNQLAPLLKSAPDYDAIWSDWRDVCDTLF